A genomic window from Sphingobacterium sp. BN32 includes:
- a CDS encoding histidine phosphatase family protein, whose protein sequence is MKTLYLIRHAKAEDHGLLKNDYNRNIISKGKERAIRIANELATQLKINNNTLVISSSANRAKQTADIFCEILGYPLTDILETREIYEAHFIDILRIINNVPNNVENLLVFGHNPGLSNLTNYLSHAEVELATSNVATLSLPDNFNFSELAGGTATLLNTIQ, encoded by the coding sequence ATGAAAACACTCTATCTCATACGTCATGCAAAAGCCGAGGATCATGGACTTTTGAAAAACGACTATAACCGCAATATTATCTCCAAAGGAAAAGAAAGAGCAATAAGAATTGCCAACGAGCTTGCGACCCAGCTAAAAATCAATAACAATACCCTCGTGATCAGCTCTTCCGCCAATCGCGCAAAGCAAACAGCGGATATCTTTTGTGAAATACTAGGCTATCCTTTAACGGACATTTTAGAAACCAGAGAAATTTACGAGGCGCACTTTATTGACATCCTACGCATCATAAACAATGTGCCAAACAATGTAGAAAATCTACTGGTATTCGGACATAATCCAGGGCTCTCTAATTTAACAAATTACCTCAGCCATGCGGAGGTAGAATTAGCGACTTCCAACGTCGCGACCCTCAGCTTACCTGACAATTTCAACTTTTCCGAGCTTGCAGGAGGTACAGCAACCCTACTGAACACAATTCAGTAA
- a CDS encoding thioredoxin domain-containing protein, which yields MANKLQNENSPYLQQHAHNPVQWYPWGEEALNKAKEENKLIIISVGYSACHWCHVMERESFENDAIAQTMNKFFVSIKVDREERPDIDQIYMIAVQLMTNSGGWPLNCICLPDGRPIYGGTYFKPQDWQNVLLQIAKMWEETPEVALDYANRLTKGIQQAEKLPIQQIPETYTKKDLLDIVEPWIETFDQNEGGYRRTPKFPLPNNWLFLLRYGTLSKDQPLLDHVHFTLEKIANGGIYDQIGGGFARYSVDNRWHIPHFEKMLYDNGQLLSLYSEAYQQKPTTLYKRVVEETIAWAEREMLDPNGGFYSALDADSEGVEGKFYSFDYDEFDVLAERADLARNYFHISKSGNWTEEQTNIPYLSSEDSRLIAEAGYSEEEWEEELKSIKETLLNYREQRVRPGLDHKQLVTWNALMIKGLVDAYRSFGNDHYLNLAKQTADFIWTKCQENDILLHQPADINRSIPGFLDDYAFSIEAFHSLYEATFDETWINRAKTLTEQAVNIFYDKDERTFFYTSSHAEELIARKSEIMDNVIPGSVSTMVRQLYKLGILFDEEQYTLIADQVFANVFPHIKSYGSAYSNWAIQLLELHYGIWEIALTGADAPQWRKELDQYYIPNKVTLGGTKSSLPLLEHKAGMESKAYLCQNKTCSLPQTSIAQIIELINNKQG from the coding sequence ATGGCAAACAAACTTCAGAACGAGAACTCCCCTTACCTACAACAACATGCCCACAACCCGGTACAATGGTATCCTTGGGGCGAAGAAGCTTTAAACAAGGCAAAGGAAGAAAACAAACTCATTATCATTAGTGTTGGCTATTCAGCATGCCATTGGTGTCATGTGATGGAACGCGAGAGTTTTGAAAACGATGCCATCGCACAAACCATGAACAAGTTTTTCGTGTCTATAAAAGTCGACCGCGAAGAACGACCGGATATTGATCAAATCTATATGATTGCCGTCCAACTGATGACCAATTCCGGCGGCTGGCCACTGAACTGTATCTGTTTGCCTGATGGGCGCCCCATTTATGGCGGCACTTACTTTAAACCCCAGGACTGGCAAAATGTACTCCTACAAATTGCTAAAATGTGGGAAGAAACCCCCGAAGTAGCCCTTGATTACGCCAACCGCTTAACCAAAGGGATACAACAAGCAGAGAAACTCCCTATACAGCAAATACCAGAAACCTATACCAAGAAAGACTTATTGGATATAGTGGAACCTTGGATCGAAACCTTCGATCAAAATGAAGGCGGTTATCGCCGCACACCCAAGTTTCCTCTCCCAAATAACTGGTTGTTCCTCCTCCGATATGGTACATTAAGCAAGGATCAGCCCCTATTGGATCATGTACATTTCACCTTAGAAAAAATAGCTAATGGAGGAATCTACGACCAAATTGGAGGTGGCTTTGCTCGTTATTCTGTCGATAATCGCTGGCATATCCCCCATTTCGAAAAGATGCTGTATGATAATGGTCAATTACTTAGTTTATATAGCGAAGCATACCAACAAAAGCCTACGACGCTTTATAAGCGTGTCGTAGAAGAAACCATCGCTTGGGCGGAACGCGAAATGCTTGATCCCAATGGAGGGTTTTATAGCGCATTGGATGCCGATAGCGAAGGCGTCGAAGGCAAATTCTACAGTTTCGACTACGACGAGTTTGATGTGCTAGCTGAGCGTGCAGATCTAGCAAGAAATTACTTCCATATCAGTAAAAGCGGAAACTGGACCGAAGAACAAACCAACATTCCTTACCTTAGCTCGGAAGACAGTCGACTAATCGCAGAGGCTGGCTATAGCGAAGAAGAATGGGAGGAAGAGCTAAAATCCATCAAAGAGACCCTGCTGAATTATCGCGAGCAAAGAGTGCGACCAGGTTTAGACCATAAACAGCTCGTCACCTGGAATGCATTAATGATCAAAGGGCTTGTTGATGCCTACCGCAGCTTTGGAAATGATCATTACTTGAACCTAGCGAAACAAACAGCGGACTTTATATGGACAAAATGTCAGGAAAATGACATACTACTGCACCAACCGGCTGACATCAACCGAAGTATTCCGGGATTCCTAGATGATTATGCATTTAGCATTGAAGCTTTCCATAGTTTATATGAAGCGACCTTTGATGAAACCTGGATTAACCGCGCAAAAACACTTACAGAACAAGCAGTTAACATTTTCTACGATAAAGACGAACGCACATTTTTCTACACCTCCTCCCATGCGGAAGAACTCATTGCCAGAAAAAGTGAAATCATGGATAATGTCATTCCGGGTTCGGTATCGACAATGGTACGCCAATTGTATAAGTTAGGCATCTTGTTCGATGAGGAACAATATACGCTAATAGCCGATCAGGTTTTCGCAAATGTATTTCCGCACATTAAATCATATGGGTCAGCCTATTCAAACTGGGCCATTCAATTACTGGAACTGCACTACGGAATTTGGGAAATAGCGCTTACCGGAGCCGATGCTCCTCAGTGGCGCAAGGAATTAGACCAGTATTATATTCCAAATAAAGTAACATTAGGTGGAACAAAAAGCAGTCTCCCCTTGTTAGAACATAAAGCGGGTATGGAATCAAAAGCATACCTTTGCCAGAATAAAACATGCAGTCTTCCACAAACGTCGATTGCCCAGATAATAGAATTAATAAATAATAAACAGGGCTAG
- a CDS encoding peptidylprolyl isomerase, producing the protein MAVENNNVVTLNYVLHTIEENGEKTFVEQTTSDNPLTFLYGVGMMLPKFEENIAGLNAGDKTSFELEPNDAYGERDDKAIAQLPAEMFQEVGLPPVGEVIPLQDNQGNQFRAVVIEVTPETVVADLNHPMAGKKLNFDIEVIASRPATAEELSHGHAHGIDGNEAH; encoded by the coding sequence ATGGCAGTAGAAAACAACAACGTAGTAACGTTGAATTACGTTCTTCATACAATTGAAGAAAATGGAGAAAAAACCTTTGTAGAGCAAACAACATCGGACAATCCGTTAACATTTTTATATGGTGTAGGCATGATGCTTCCTAAATTTGAGGAAAACATCGCTGGATTAAACGCAGGTGATAAAACATCATTCGAATTAGAACCAAATGACGCTTACGGTGAGCGTGACGATAAAGCAATCGCACAATTACCAGCGGAAATGTTCCAAGAAGTTGGACTTCCTCCTGTTGGTGAAGTAATCCCTTTGCAAGATAACCAAGGAAACCAATTCCGCGCGGTAGTGATCGAAGTAACACCAGAAACGGTAGTTGCGGACTTGAACCACCCAATGGCTGGTAAAAAATTAAACTTCGACATCGAAGTAATCGCTTCCCGCCCAGCAACGGCTGAAGAGTTATCGCACGGCCATGCACATGGCATCGATGGAAATGAAGCTCACTAA
- the mnmD gene encoding tRNA (5-methylaminomethyl-2-thiouridine)(34)-methyltransferase MnmD, whose amino-acid sequence MEFVKTDDGSKTLYQAEVGEHYHSKHGAHQESIHVFLNTGLRFFLEKEQTTQASILEVGFGTGLNFLLTADYCQKSAITLDYCGIEAYPLPLNVINQSEYNQYIDAPLWDAFLNNYEAALSSKKNILPHIDLRIAHQKLMDFHPDQLFDVLYFDAFAEIHQPEMWTVEALAHVCQFLKPGGVFVTYAITGNLKRAMKSIGFSIEKAPGAPGKREMLRAVKNGI is encoded by the coding sequence ATGGAATTTGTAAAAACAGACGATGGCTCCAAAACGCTTTACCAAGCGGAGGTCGGTGAACACTATCACTCTAAACATGGCGCACATCAGGAAAGTATACATGTTTTCTTAAACACCGGATTACGCTTCTTCCTCGAAAAGGAACAGACAACCCAAGCATCTATTTTGGAAGTCGGCTTCGGCACGGGACTAAATTTCTTATTAACAGCAGATTATTGTCAGAAATCGGCGATTACGTTGGACTATTGCGGTATCGAAGCTTACCCCTTGCCCCTGAATGTAATCAACCAATCTGAATACAACCAATACATTGACGCCCCACTGTGGGATGCTTTTCTTAACAATTATGAGGCTGCGTTAAGTAGCAAAAAAAATATTCTCCCCCATATCGATTTGCGAATTGCGCATCAGAAATTAATGGATTTCCATCCAGATCAGCTTTTTGATGTGCTCTACTTCGATGCCTTTGCTGAAATCCACCAACCCGAGATGTGGACCGTCGAAGCATTAGCGCATGTCTGTCAATTTCTAAAACCCGGCGGCGTATTTGTTACTTACGCTATTACCGGTAACCTAAAAAGAGCGATGAAGTCTATCGGTTTCAGTATTGAAAAAGCTCCCGGTGCGCCTGGAAAACGCGAAATGCTAAGGGCAGTAAAGAATGGAATTTAG
- a CDS encoding dicarboxylate/amino acid:cation symporter: MNKVLENYGSIIWLLVGITIGSLIGIFYPSAVDVLKPVGDIFLNLLFVSVIPLLFFAISSSIANIEDSKTLGKTISIMTVVFISTIVIAAVATIFGLWAFPVTALQDSNALTDALPSNPEDTWGDRIVRFLSVDEFANLLSRKSILAFVIFSLLVGVATRRSGDMGKQFTQFLNAGNKVMENLLTLIMKAGPIGLGAYFAFQVKTLGPELFGFYAKPLGFYYVFGLIFFLVFFSLYAFIAKGPSGIPLFWKHNIAPSLTALSTCSSLATLPANLLAAKRIGIPHNIASIVIPLGNTLYKNGSAISSILKIYVAFSILQWDFFEPTTLITAVGITVLVSMVAGGIPNGGFIGEMLMISIYGIPNEAVPSILIIGALVDPLATVLNATADTVAAMLVTRFSGEKFEAESAEA; the protein is encoded by the coding sequence ATGAACAAGGTTCTAGAAAACTATGGAAGCATCATTTGGCTGCTCGTTGGTATCACGATCGGTAGCTTAATTGGCATATTTTACCCTTCGGCCGTTGATGTGTTAAAACCCGTTGGAGATATCTTTCTAAACCTGCTCTTTGTATCGGTCATTCCGCTATTATTTTTCGCTATTTCTTCTTCGATCGCCAATATTGAGGACAGCAAAACGCTGGGGAAAACAATCAGCATCATGACCGTGGTGTTTATCTCGACCATCGTGATTGCCGCCGTAGCGACAATCTTTGGGCTTTGGGCATTCCCGGTTACCGCGCTACAGGATAGCAATGCTCTGACAGATGCCCTTCCAAGCAATCCTGAGGATACTTGGGGCGATCGTATTGTTCGTTTCCTGTCGGTCGATGAGTTTGCCAATCTATTGTCTCGTAAGAGCATCCTAGCCTTTGTTATATTTTCTTTGCTGGTTGGAGTAGCCACCCGTCGCTCTGGCGACATGGGAAAACAGTTTACCCAATTTCTTAATGCAGGTAATAAGGTGATGGAAAATCTATTAACCTTGATCATGAAAGCAGGACCGATAGGTCTTGGCGCATATTTCGCCTTTCAAGTGAAAACTTTAGGACCAGAGCTTTTTGGATTCTATGCGAAGCCTTTGGGCTTTTATTATGTGTTCGGATTGATTTTCTTTCTCGTATTCTTCAGCCTGTATGCGTTTATCGCAAAAGGTCCATCAGGTATTCCTTTATTCTGGAAGCATAATATCGCACCATCGCTGACCGCACTGAGCACCTGTTCGAGCCTCGCGACCCTCCCGGCTAACTTGTTGGCGGCGAAAAGAATAGGTATTCCACATAACATCGCCAGTATCGTCATTCCGCTAGGAAATACACTCTATAAGAATGGCTCTGCAATTTCTTCCATTTTGAAGATTTATGTCGCGTTCTCTATTCTACAGTGGGATTTCTTTGAACCCACGACACTCATTACGGCAGTTGGAATCACCGTATTGGTATCCATGGTTGCGGGCGGAATTCCCAACGGTGGATTTATCGGCGAGATGCTAATGATATCAATCTACGGTATCCCGAATGAAGCGGTCCCTTCCATTCTGATTATTGGAGCCTTGGTCGATCCGTTGGCGACGGTTTTAAATGCAACAGCTGATACGGTGGCGGCCATGTTGGTAACACGGTTCTCTGGAGAAAAATTTGAGGCGGAAAGCGCTGAAGCTTAA
- a CDS encoding glycosyl transferase family 90 — protein sequence MNIKKLLFQNKNFKPWYYLKAELREKFAANLVHKRDLLLQCLSRYDAAEIQQRVDYYNKLSGPAALLNGRVRIADYHRPNHLKVYYYDSKEYLRYFEGDLEFQLLPGDVVEVPASPSIVKSRPIAGDNANSVLLNLDKVRHFNFIKDHVPFRHKLNKLIGRAAVQQEHRKAFYQLYFDHPLCDLGDIMKGSKWEKPKISITEHLKYKFILAIEGNDVATNLKWIMSSSSIAVMPKPRYETWFMEGTLIPNVHYIEIKADYSDLEERLNYYIEQPEKAEEIVRNANAYCQKFQDQTKEDLIAVMVLAKYFEATNLSDV from the coding sequence ATGAACATTAAGAAGTTATTGTTCCAGAATAAGAATTTTAAACCCTGGTATTATCTGAAGGCTGAATTACGAGAGAAGTTTGCTGCAAATTTGGTTCACAAGAGAGATTTGCTGCTGCAGTGTTTATCGCGTTATGATGCGGCAGAGATCCAACAGCGCGTAGATTATTATAATAAATTATCCGGACCTGCAGCTTTGTTGAACGGGCGAGTCCGCATTGCCGATTACCATCGTCCTAATCATCTTAAAGTGTACTATTACGACAGCAAGGAATACCTTCGTTATTTCGAAGGAGATTTAGAGTTTCAATTGCTGCCGGGGGATGTGGTGGAAGTTCCAGCGTCTCCCAGCATTGTCAAAAGCCGTCCGATTGCAGGAGATAACGCAAATTCAGTCTTGCTGAACCTCGACAAGGTCAGACATTTTAATTTTATTAAAGACCATGTTCCTTTTCGGCACAAATTGAATAAACTTATTGGTCGTGCAGCGGTGCAGCAGGAACATCGCAAAGCTTTCTACCAGCTTTATTTCGATCATCCGCTATGTGATTTAGGCGATATCATGAAAGGAAGTAAATGGGAGAAACCAAAAATTTCCATTACCGAACATTTAAAATATAAGTTTATCCTTGCTATAGAAGGGAACGATGTGGCGACCAACCTCAAGTGGATCATGTCATCCAGTTCAATCGCTGTAATGCCTAAGCCGAGATACGAAACTTGGTTTATGGAAGGAACGCTGATTCCGAATGTCCATTATATCGAGATCAAAGCCGACTATAGCGACTTGGAAGAACGCTTAAACTATTATATTGAGCAGCCGGAAAAAGCGGAGGAAATTGTCCGCAACGCGAATGCTTACTGCCAGAAGTTTCAGGATCAAACTAAGGAAGATCTGATTGCAGTGATGGTATTAGCGAAGTATTTTGAAGCGACTAACTTGTCTGACGTTTAA
- a CDS encoding cytochrome c maturation protein CcmE, translating into MKKSSIILIGIIAIAIAMILVIYTDSSTYSTFTEAKEKNTELYVVGVLNKEKALHYDPVTDANHFSFYMYDNDSTECEVVFNGSKPQDIERSEQIVLTGKMEGNTFHASKILMKCPSKYNQDQMEVIETSSAAL; encoded by the coding sequence ATGAAGAAAAGTTCGATCATTTTAATTGGTATTATCGCTATTGCGATTGCGATGATTCTTGTGATCTATACAGATTCAAGTACCTATTCTACGTTCACTGAGGCGAAAGAAAAAAACACTGAGCTGTATGTTGTAGGGGTTTTAAATAAAGAAAAGGCTTTACACTACGATCCTGTAACCGATGCTAACCATTTTTCATTCTACATGTATGATAATGACAGCACGGAATGTGAGGTTGTATTCAACGGATCAAAGCCTCAGGACATCGAACGTTCTGAGCAAATTGTATTGACCGGAAAAATGGAAGGCAACACCTTCCACGCGAGTAAGATTTTGATGAAATGTCCTTCGAAATACAATCAAGATCAAATGGAAGTGATTGAAACATCTTCCGCAGCCCTTTAA
- the ccsA gene encoding heme lyase CcmF/NrfE family subunit, with translation MDVNYVGENLLPGQIGQFFVVLSFGAALFSFISYFFASKNPDVTSWRTMGRIGFWLNALSIAVIGGTLFYIIYNHLFEYHYAYAHSSTKLPTHYIISAFWEGQEGSFWLWMFWQAVLGTVLVFKAKSWESPVMTFVMLCQVFLASMLLGVEVFGSRIGSSPFILLRDALNFPFLKNANYLSMIPDGRGLNPLLQNYWMVIHPPTLFLGFASMIVPFAYAASGLWLKRYKDWINPGLPWALFAVMILGAGIIMGSFWAYEALNFGGFWAWDPVENVSIIPWLTLIAAVHVMVAFKNTGHAYFTSAFLCLISFVLVIYASYLTRSGILGETSVHSFTSLGMSGQLILFNLTFLVIMIVALVVRKKEMPSTQKEEDIYSREFWLFIGALVLTVACVQMIATTSIPVFNALFGTKVAPPIDPIPHYNKWQGAFAVVVMTLTAFTQFLKYKRSDAKKFWASTLASFIIALVLSALIVYFTKVYGNIMYILITFSSVFAILANLQILADSFKGKWRLAGSAVSHIGFGLLLIGALIAAATNEVISVNSSNYIAVAGFDQVEKPGENLFLTEGEPVQMGEYKITYVGDSVAAPNVFYKINYERIDEETGAVKESFVLMPFAQNNPQMGGLIGTPGTKHFLTHDIYTLITAAASDSQAAVNQEEDASERSSFDEYEEPATYEVNIGDTLRYRNGYYIIDAINKNATISNIPKEEGDVLVGMQIRVVASDGKEFKAEPIFMIKGGNTMDFHKDVPEQGLRFRFSNIMPDKNKLELIAYQKPLPEKKWVVFKAIKFPYINFFWCGTIVMTIGFCMAIYRRLKDSKISKAKTS, from the coding sequence ATGGACGTAAATTACGTTGGAGAAAACCTGTTGCCAGGCCAAATAGGACAATTCTTTGTTGTACTTTCCTTTGGTGCGGCATTATTTTCTTTCATTTCTTATTTTTTTGCTAGTAAAAATCCCGATGTGACATCGTGGAGAACCATGGGCCGCATTGGTTTCTGGTTAAATGCGTTGTCTATTGCCGTTATTGGTGGTACACTTTTTTATATTATCTATAACCACCTTTTTGAATATCATTATGCCTATGCGCATTCATCCACGAAACTTCCGACACACTATATCATTTCCGCATTCTGGGAAGGACAGGAAGGTAGTTTTTGGTTATGGATGTTTTGGCAAGCCGTTTTAGGGACTGTATTGGTCTTTAAGGCAAAATCCTGGGAAAGTCCGGTGATGACTTTTGTCATGCTATGTCAGGTATTCTTGGCATCCATGCTCCTCGGGGTAGAAGTTTTTGGCTCCCGTATCGGTAGCTCACCTTTTATCCTGTTGCGCGATGCATTGAACTTCCCTTTCTTAAAAAATGCAAATTACTTATCCATGATACCTGATGGTAGAGGCTTGAACCCTCTATTACAGAATTATTGGATGGTTATCCACCCACCTACCCTATTCTTAGGCTTTGCTTCCATGATTGTTCCATTTGCTTACGCAGCATCTGGTCTTTGGTTGAAACGCTATAAAGATTGGATTAACCCGGGATTACCTTGGGCATTATTTGCTGTCATGATTTTGGGAGCGGGTATTATTATGGGTTCATTCTGGGCATATGAAGCGTTGAATTTCGGTGGCTTCTGGGCTTGGGACCCGGTGGAAAACGTATCGATTATTCCTTGGCTGACTTTGATCGCTGCTGTGCACGTGATGGTCGCTTTCAAAAATACGGGACACGCCTACTTCACTTCAGCATTCTTATGCTTAATCAGTTTTGTATTGGTCATCTATGCTTCTTATTTAACGCGTAGCGGCATTTTAGGTGAAACATCTGTTCACTCGTTTACGAGTTTAGGGATGTCCGGACAGCTAATCCTCTTCAATCTGACCTTCTTGGTCATTATGATTGTTGCCCTCGTGGTTAGAAAGAAAGAAATGCCTTCTACACAGAAGGAAGAAGATATTTACTCCCGCGAGTTTTGGTTATTTATTGGTGCATTGGTACTTACGGTAGCCTGTGTGCAAATGATTGCGACGACTTCCATTCCGGTATTCAATGCGTTGTTCGGCACTAAGGTAGCTCCGCCAATCGATCCAATCCCGCATTACAATAAATGGCAGGGCGCATTCGCCGTTGTGGTAATGACCTTAACTGCATTTACACAGTTCTTGAAATACAAGCGTTCAGATGCTAAGAAATTCTGGGCTTCTACCCTAGCATCGTTTATTATCGCATTGGTACTTTCTGCTTTAATCGTGTACTTCACGAAAGTCTACGGAAATATCATGTACATCCTGATTACGTTCAGTTCCGTGTTTGCGATCTTAGCAAACCTGCAAATATTAGCAGATTCGTTCAAAGGCAAATGGCGTTTAGCAGGATCAGCTGTATCGCATATTGGTTTCGGATTATTGTTAATCGGCGCTTTAATTGCGGCGGCTACCAATGAGGTTATCTCGGTAAATAGCAGCAATTATATCGCTGTGGCGGGATTCGACCAAGTCGAAAAACCGGGCGAGAACTTGTTTTTGACAGAAGGCGAGCCGGTGCAAATGGGCGAATATAAGATTACCTATGTCGGTGACTCAGTGGCTGCTCCGAACGTATTCTACAAGATCAATTACGAGCGCATCGATGAAGAGACAGGTGCCGTGAAGGAATCTTTCGTCTTGATGCCTTTCGCACAAAACAACCCACAGATGGGTGGATTGATCGGCACGCCAGGTACAAAACACTTCCTGACACATGATATTTACACCTTGATTACTGCAGCAGCTTCGGATTCCCAAGCGGCCGTGAATCAAGAGGAGGATGCTTCTGAACGTTCAAGCTTTGATGAATATGAAGAACCGGCAACTTATGAAGTTAATATAGGCGATACACTACGCTACAGAAACGGTTATTATATCATCGATGCCATCAATAAAAATGCGACAATTTCGAATATTCCGAAAGAAGAGGGTGATGTGCTCGTGGGTATGCAAATTCGCGTGGTAGCTTCTGATGGTAAAGAATTCAAGGCAGAGCCAATCTTCATGATCAAAGGAGGCAATACGATGGACTTCCATAAAGATGTTCCGGAACAAGGCCTTCGCTTCCGTTTCTCGAACATTATGCCGGATAAGAACAAACTAGAATTGATTGCTTACCAAAAGCCTCTTCCAGAAAAGAAATGGGTGGTATTCAAAGCGATCAAATTCCCTTATATCAATTTCTTCTGGTGTGGCACAATCGTGATGACCATCGGATTTTGTATGGCCATCTACAGAAGATTGAAGGATTCTAAAATTAGTAAAGCAAAAACCAGCTAA
- a CDS encoding Rossmann-like and DUF2520 domain-containing protein: MNIVLIGSGNIASTWGKVLAALGHRITQIYSHTLANAQALANSLSSQAISDLKELDLTAELYIVAVSDAAIPSVVEQIPGNLTGLIIHCSGATDLQVLSKFNRFGVAYPIQSFSKTVAIDFAKIPFGIEANTAEDETLLQRLFSELSTHVFACSSEQRLAIHLGAVLVNNFSNALYQMAYELLAQKNLSFDLLRPIILETAEKVQNRIPKDVQTGPAIRNDDGTINKHLQFISDNPEWQSIYQQITSLIKKRG, translated from the coding sequence ATGAATATTGTTTTAATCGGCAGCGGTAATATCGCCAGCACTTGGGGAAAAGTCCTTGCTGCATTAGGACATCGCATTACGCAGATTTATAGTCATACATTAGCCAATGCGCAAGCATTGGCTAATTCGCTTTCCAGCCAGGCTATCAGCGACCTTAAGGAGCTCGATCTAACGGCTGAGCTTTATATCGTGGCGGTCAGCGATGCGGCGATTCCTTCGGTAGTTGAGCAAATCCCTGGCAATTTAACAGGATTGATCATACACTGTTCCGGTGCAACCGACTTGCAAGTATTATCCAAATTTAACCGGTTCGGCGTCGCCTACCCTATCCAAAGTTTTTCGAAGACAGTTGCCATTGATTTCGCTAAAATCCCCTTCGGCATAGAAGCGAATACTGCAGAAGATGAGACTTTGTTACAGCGCTTATTTTCTGAATTATCAACTCATGTTTTTGCTTGCTCCAGCGAGCAACGGTTGGCGATTCACCTCGGTGCGGTGCTGGTCAACAACTTTAGTAACGCCTTATACCAGATGGCGTATGAGCTGCTAGCGCAGAAGAATTTATCGTTTGATCTATTGCGTCCCATCATCCTGGAAACGGCAGAAAAAGTACAAAATCGTATTCCTAAGGATGTTCAGACAGGACCGGCAATCAGAAATGACGATGGGACGATAAATAAGCATTTACAGTTTATTAGTGACAATCCTGAATGGCAATCTATTTACCAACAAATAACCAGCCTTATTAAAAAAAGAGGATGA